The sequence agcaaacaacagaGGTCGGTGAACAAAACTAGTTATCCTTGGAAATAGGTCTTTGGAGgacaagaaagagaaactttCACTTTTACCTTCTGACCTGTGTTTTAAAGATCTTTTTCTGCCATGCACATGAAATACTTTAATGAAAAAGTTAAACGCCACAAGCTGTCTGCACAAAATGCCTGagcctcaaaaaaagaaatatatgtaagcACCATCTTGCAGGATGTGGAAATGaagtagctaacatttactgggtCCTTCTTATGCTCCAGGCTTGCACACGGAGCGTCATCTGCACAGCTTCATTTAATTCTAGTAACAACCCTTCGGTACAGGTGCTGTCATAGCCCCCGCTTTAGAGACAAAAAAGCCGAGAAGGGATGTAACATGCTTGCCGGAGTGAGGATTTAAAAGGTCAGCCAGGACCGGCTTTCTGGTACATACTGTGATTCCCTCGAATGGCGTACATCACTTGAACATCCACACAGAATTTTCCCATCCGTTCAACCACACGACCAGTCTGCAGAGCCAGTTCGTAAGTAGGAGCTAGACAGAGGCactgtgagagagaaagggtaaGTTGAAAGGCTCATGCAAGCCATCGTGCAAATCTGACATACAATTAAAGTCTGTTCAGGAAGAGGCACACATACAAAACTGGAGATTTTGGTTGACTAAAATATCTTCAATCGAACACAATTTAGCACCTGACAGATCTGAGGTGAACGCTGAAtatgggtgggggagagaaggggctgaAGGTGGAGAAACACCTTTTACATATTCCTCTCTAAAGAGTTATAGAGAGCCACAGGTTATGCTTTTTTTGTGGGGGACAGTGAGGTGTAGGGAGGCTGGGAATCCAGAAGAAAGATAATGCAAGACAAATCACAGCTTGAGCATGACCCTCATAACTTCTTGCCTGCTATTAAGTTTGCCTACTTCCAGAACACTCCCTGTTTGATCCACCGTATACAATGCTGGCAGAATATTCCCTAAAATTTTCCTGCTACTTCCACCCCTCTATATCTGGTTGATGAATGAAGAAGCTGATGCAAGAAACTGGTGATGTTTAATGCATTTGTTAAGATCAGTTAAGAATCTGCGATACAGAGTAGAGGAAAACATAGCTACAGTGCTAAAAATTGTTTCCACACACATTTCTCAATGTGTGTTCATGCACAGTCTTTCCTGAAGAGTTTTTACTCATCATATCAAACCCTCcctgaatatttatttcagtgaaCTTTTCTAAAAAAGCACAAAATTTCAAATGCTGGGCATTAGTCATCCATCTCCACAGCTTATCCTGCTGATCAAACTGTAAACTTACCAAAAGAAGCCTTGTTTTCCCCACGGCATAGAGTGCACTCAGTACTCAGGTACTCAGCTTGTCAAACGAATTGATGAGTACAGGTtagagaaacagggaaagaatACCACTTTCCATGAGTGGAAGCCAGACTGAGCACATGGCAAGATCCATTCCTGTCCCTGCTCAGTCACTCTTGACATCTGTGACCTTATGTGAGACACTTCCCTCCCCAAGCcccagtttccttctctgctaAAGGGGGAGGTGGACCAGGTGATCCTCTAGTCCTACAGTCATCACCAGTGAATGCTCACTTTAGGCCTAGCACAGCGCTAAAGAGGTACATTACTTAATCTGCATGACAATCCTAtgaggcattcattcattcatgaattcatACATTCATGCGTGCATTCAATGCTTAATGAGCGGTTTCTACACCGTGCTCAGAGTCAGGAATGATCCACGCCTTTATAGAtgtttacagacagggaaacaaaCATGGAAAGATCTACTAACTCACCTAAGACATTCTACTAGTAAGCAGAGAGGCTGGGATTGGAACCAAACAATAAAGACTGTGTTCCCAATCACTATCCCCTACTGCTGCCCAATGCTCTGTGATTTTATGAAAGAATGTCTATTCTAAATGCCAGCACATCATTGAAGTAATATGACCCGTTACTACAATATCATTGGCATCTTCAAGCATTCCCATCTCTCCCTCAGCCTTTCCTTACCTGTGGGAACAATTCcaaggtattaactctgcttagCATTGCCAACACAAAAGCAGCTGTTTTTCCTGTTCCAGATTGGCTCTGGGCTATGAGGTTCTGAGGTCTGGAGAAAAGAGGAGATGCCTGGGTATAAACTGCATACAGGAgactaaaaataatgaagttgggATAGCACTGCCCTGGAAACTCACGGGTGTGCCAGCATCATAGGGAGAGCCATCTCTTGGATTTTGGATGGTCTATTAAAGCCCATTGCGTAGATCCCTTTTAGTAACTCTTCCTTcctgtcaaaagaaaaaaaaaaaaagcaaacaaagcctATGATTGGTCAGCAGCCTCCAAAATACAAACTCCAAaggtgcatttttaaattaagccaCTTTGCAACTGAGATTCAAAAGTAGTATTTAGAAATACACAATTTATACCTCGAATTCCAAACATATACAATCATGCTTGTACAGTtttaccattaaaataataagCTACGCTACAAGCCCAGGCTGAGGACAGTAATAAGAGCCTAACAATGAACTTTCAGTTGAAcccagcaaaaaaggaaaaacctgtCTGATAAAAGTGTATTAACTTGCCAGGAGAGTCTTATTTTCCACACAAGCAGAAAACAGATTTActgtttaattcttttctttcctttttttttttttgttttttgttttttgtttttaagtaggctccacatccagcatggagACCAACATGGAGCTTaaacacacaaccctgagatcaagacctgagctgagatcaagaatctaacacttaaccaactgagccacccaggcacccctctgtttaattctttttaatgaatgacAAACTTTGATGCTTTAACAGCAATTTtcagagaagacaaaattatgtcGAGGTGATCCTTACATCAATTCTGTCTAGGAGTGGAAGACACAATATTATCTTCATCCTTCTGAGCtagcatttaaagaaattttttaatgtttatttatttttgagagagagagagagagagagagagagagacaccgcaagcagaggaggggcagaaagagagggaaacacagagtccaaagcaggctccaggctctcagctgccagcacagagcctgacacggggctggaactaacgagccatgagatcatgacctgagctgaagtcagacgcttaaccaactgagccacccaggcaccccagagctagcatttttaaatgcatcCTTCCTGAGGTCTCATGATAGATGttagaaagaagataaaaagaaataggttGGAACATGTCCACCTTCAATAACAGGCACATTTTGCATGCGGTTAAATTGGCAGGTTATTGGCAGCCAGCTGTTAATCATAGGTAGGCTTCTCCTTCCATTTAGAAAATGTCTGAGCATTgggattttggatttttttcccccttaaacgGGTCCCTATCAGTAACTCTTCTGATTAAAACACACTTCCTTAATGAGAGTTAACAGATCCCTAGCAAATGCAAACCCATTTGGGaaacttattcattttaatgctatctaaaacaaaatagaattagGAAGGTAACAGCTTATAACTTATCTaaaggaggtgagagagaataTTTGGGTCATCAACGTCCCTATATCTGTATCATGGTATGGCAAATAATAATATGGCTGTGTTGAGCTTAGTTATCTCCCTTAGCATGTCaaggttaaaatattttaccatcaAAATTTTCTCAATTTGCCGCACAACTCAGGTATTGTAGTGCTCCTTTTTCAGCTATACTTTACTTGCACGCAAAATGTACACATCTCATTTTAATACTGAATATTAGAACAAGAAGGGtattctgagagtttttattattagCAGATTATTTTGTTCTGTACCACTCTTTCTGGCATTTTCCCacacaaaatgaatacaaatactTACAGCCGCAGCTCTTCAAATGTTTTCACTGAGTAGAGTGGAGAACTGGGGTCCTTCTGTAAGACTTCAACTCGGTGACTGGATTCTACTAATGACTGCCGGATTAATTTGTTTAAGAGTGAATTGGCTGCCAAATCCactagaaaagcaaaaaataaaaaaggaaatattgcaCGAGTAAATCCAGCTTCCTAAACGACACCTAATAAATTGCTCCTTTCCATTCAGTGGTTGTATATCAAGCAACTGCTCCTACTCTTATCTTCCTTCTAAAAGAAGGTTGTAGAAAGAATGACTTAATACTGAGAGTTCCTTTTTACATGAAGATCCAGTTTCTTATGCTCTGCGGTTACACCAACCTCTGGCCTTAAGCAAGCCTACATCCATCACCACCAGACCTAATTTTGCCTTGCCAGCTGAAAATTCTCGACTCATTCCCGCATATTGCATTTCAACTCCCCCTAAAGAAATACAGCCTACTCCTAATTTAGTATTTCTTCCGAAATTCACGAtttataaatagagaaaaagtCCTTTTTCACTTAAGATTATATTATTCACTCACATTGTGAAAGTCATAATTAATTGATACAGAATGCTAGGTTACATGCAAATTAATTTACTCCTACCTACATCGTCTTCATCATCATCTTCCGTGTTATTAGAACCAtctaaaaggatggaaaagaaacaataaataccAAACAGAAATGTTTGTATGATCCCAATATCTCTCACCAACTCCACAATGTGCACTGACATGAAAGGTCATCCAGTGGAGGAGTGGGTAAAAAGACAGGGAAGGTAGTGGAGGACCCTGAGTATTAAATTAATGGAAGTCTATGGTATTTCAGTTGCCAGGGGCCTGAGGAAAGCAatgctttttaattaattgaGACCAATTTGCTTTATCTAACAGTACTCACCTACGTTTGGGACTGTAGTACTCCTAATACCCCGAAGGTTCTTCCGGGGGTGGATGAGGTTTGAAAACTATTGAAAGACACAAATTGCAATCAATATTAGGAAGCAAGCCACCAAGCAGCCCAGTGCTCCCCACTAGCTGGGAGAGACCACCCgaatattgtttcctttgcagtttcAGGTATTAATGGATTCTTTTCAGGAACAGGTCACCTGTATGAATTATGCTAAAATGAAGGAGACTTTCTGCTGCCCCTGTACCTTAAGTTCCTCTTTATAGTCCTCTAATCTAAATGTGGCagtccttggggtgggggggggggcggtgtcacAGAACCAGTAAGGAATGGTAGATAGAAAAACGCGGTGGTCGGTAAGATGGAAGCTAGCCGAGGCTAAATGGTCAAATTGGGAGAACAAAAAACTCCGAGGTCTAGTTGGGACTATCAGCTGCTTTCTCTCCCAGGACTTCTAGGGGGTCTTCGTTCTGCCCTTCAAACCAAAGGTCTTGCGTCTCTCGGGGTCTccttcctctggccctcccccaaaTCCTTACCACATCACCCCTCCACCATTTGACACCCCACGCCACACGCTAGCGAggcttcccctcaccccccccccccgccacatcCCCCCCAGCAGATTTCCCTCTCAGAGTGAGGTTCTGGCTCCCGcccacttcccctccccgcctcagcGGCGGTTACATGACTGTTCAGCCGCTCGCTCTCCGCCGCCCCGGCGTCGCCTCCCCAAAGTAACGACGCCATAGCCGAGATCGCAGCTCCCGCCCCCAGCACGTGCGCCCTCCCGTGGCACGAGGCAGTGCCCGGCCCCAGCCAGCTGCCAATGGGCTTCCCCTGGGGGCGGGCTTACGCGCCCGCGAGCATCCGCCGCGCGGCGCGCAGGCGCACGAGcgccagggaggtggggggggggggcgggggcagggggagttgTGGCCGCCGGAGCCAGAGAAGTGTGATCCTGGGGCAGGTTTCTATTCCACCAGCAACCCCATCCGTGCCAGGTGTTAGAAACGGGCGACGGGGCGCTATTGTCGTGAACATTCGTGTTCCCCTAACTTCTGCTAACCCAACAAAAGCTTGAGACTCTAAGCCGCCCCAATTTTCGCACTGATTCGCGAGTTCTACCTTCTTTAAGCACCACTCACTACAGACAATTCAGCTCACCCATTCCCGGTTTCAAGCACTCGTGCCCACGTTTCCTCCCAAATATCCGCTTCTGTATTAAAAGATGTCAGAAAGGCCAGAGAATTGCATAGGATAGTAAAGGGGCAGAATGAATGAGTTTCATTTGACAAATTAATTCAAATGTAAAGATGAGAAGGGGGAGTGAAGTTACCCAAGTTCTAAACTTCTGCCCCTGTTCTAATACCTGTGATGTTTCCACATATctgcttgttttaattttaatcctgATATGTGCCCTTTGCTAAAACAATCATGAGAAAACTGTTTTCCTTGCGGTAAAACCTCCACCTCTTATCCGCATCTGCATTATCAGTTTTCTAACTGGAATCTTTAGATTTGGATCAGCGTCTCTGcagaaactcacaaaccaaagaCCTAGTTATGATCTCTCCGTGGTGCTGAAGCACGACTCCCCAGCTCTGTTCGGTCACTCTCGGGCACCTCAATCGTTTGTTTTGAGGTTATCAAATTCCTCTTCAGCCTTTACATGTGGATTATAATAGCAAATGTTTTTATCTTACAATGGTAACTTTTTACTCATGTAAGTGGATATAAAGTCGGACCAGTTTCTTCAATGTTAGTTTTCGTATACAGATAGCAGAGACTTGAAAAACTGCTTTTCCGTTATTTTATAACACTAGATTTAtcctatattttattcttgtgTTAGCATAGGTCCCAGATTCTGCTTTGTCGGAGGGGAAATGGTGGTCAGACTAGAAAATATTAGGCAGATTTTGGCGTCTCTCTTGGAACTACATTTCCCACAAGGGTGGACTACATCTCCCATGAGACCCTGGGCGCGCGCGCAGAAGACACAAAGTGACAGCTTCCTGTCTCGCGAAAAGCTGCGTGGTCGACAACCGGAAGGTAAGTAAGGGGATTTGGGGATGAATTATCTTCTGGGTTCTCCAAAGAGAAACGCTAAATGTATAGACAGCTGGATGTTTCTCTTTTCCACTCCCCCTTTTACATGCCTTGTTCTTGAAAGCGCTGGTGGGTGAATATGGGATCTCGCTTAGGACCCTGTTTTTGTATCTGGTGCTTCTTGATGCTCCTGGCAGAAAGTCGCAGCAGTAAGAACTCCTTGTAATGCGGTTTACTTAGAGGGCCCTTGGACTGTGGAGTTAAGTCTCTGCTGCCTCAGAATTGTTTGGTCACAAAACTAAATACTAATAGAGGTCAGGATTCCAATAGTCTGTGGAGAGGGAGGCGTGgcgactttttaaaaaattgttcaggAGATTGCTTTCCACGCGATTGCTTTTCACTGTTAGTGATCATAGTGTCTCCTGATCCTTTGGCTATTCCTCCTTCCCTCGTTGGTTTAAAATAAAGGTTATCACGGAGAACGCTTTCTACTACCCTATTGGTTACTAATATTTTGAGATTTGAATCTTTTCAACTTCAAAAAACGTATTGAAACTCTAGCGATAGCTGATTATATTTACAGTCGATGGTCGGCGTACACACGATTCCCTCGTTGTGGTAATGTGGCAGCCCCCTTCCAGGCGTTGGGTGTGCTGCGGTGTGCTGGAGGAAGCAATGCACGTTGTCAGGAGTCTTGGACCCAAGTCTTTTTGCCACAAATCTTACTACCTGCTTAAGCCCTTTGGACTAGTTCTCTGGTTAAAGGGTTAAACTAGGTCACTAAAAACTATGTGTTGATAGTGGGCGTTGAGATAATATAAAGTCATTGGTGtaatttgcatataaaaatgCCATGTGGCTTTCAAGGTTTTTAAAGAGGTATAAAAACTACCTTTAATCTCATTACCCAGTAAGGTTTTGATTTTTCCTTGTGCTTTGCATGTGTAGATGACTGTGATCATACTGTATAGTTTACAACTGGTTTCACTTAATTTGCACTTTGTTAATAGCTTCCCATTATTTTCAGTGGACGATATTCCTAATCATTTCACTGTTGGATAGTTTGCAATTTTTACTTTACAGTGAGCATATCCCACATCTATCTTTGAGTCACTGATTATTTCTTTCCCTGATAAATGCCTTCCAGTGGAACTGGATGAATGTGGCCCAGACATTATGGAGCAAGTATATTTTAGCAGATAGTAATGGTCAAAGTTGTTCATTTTTATGTTGCACAGCTGTTTTCCCTTGAACAAGCAAACTGTTTCTGCTGTCCCTCTGATGGCTTCAAATGCTACAAATGACAGTCTCCAGGTTCTAGATGTTCCTCGTTGGATTAGAGGCATCAAGAATAGAACCAATTTAAGGTGAACAGAATTAGCATTTTGGTCTGTACCCAAATAGGCCAGATTCACTTGGATATTTGTGTCTGCATCTAGTTACAGATAGTATTCGTAGTGAAGAAGTTCTGTTTAATAGTGGGAATAGCCTTCAAACAACAAGCATAATTTCCAAGAAAATCTCAGTGGCAAATTATAAAAAGCATGGTATTCTAGAAGTGACAATTGGAGGGCAATGCATTATTGAAGTAATTCTGGAATTAAACTTGGGTTAGAATTCTGTATGTCATGTAGTACTGTTACTGAGCATCTATTGAAAATCACTTGggactcttgggtggctcagtcggttaagggtccgactttagctcaagtcatgatcttacagtttgagagttcaagccccatgccgggctctgtgctgacagttcagagcctggaacctgcttcagattctgtctccctctttctctctctgcccctcccccactcatgcacatgtgcttgcacacactctcaaaaaaaaaacattagttttaaaaagatcacttaaGTTTTCTGGATTTACTATGTTCCTTTAGTGATGGAGGATTATCTGTGTtgctactttccttccttcctttaaggaGTGTGTGCGTAAATGACagttttttgttcctttcctctGGTGCTCATTTAAGTGGTGAGAGTATGATGGGAAGTAATGATTGGAAGGAGAATCATAACCCAGTTTTGAGATCATCTTACTTAGGAagtagaagtaaaaaaaagatCAAGTTCACAAAATCCAAAAATTCTTTAATGAGTAAGCTTAACACCCAGCAACTTTAAAGACAGCAACTCACACATTGGCCAAAGGTTAAAAACAGTATAGAACAGAAATAGTGCTATCTGACAAAGTGAAAGACcagatctgtttttctttctctggcattTGTCTTGCAATTACGGGATTTGAGAGTGGTCATTAGGAAGTGAAGTAGTATTTAATACCAATGAGATATAGACTTAGGAAACACCAATGGTAGGTGATGTCTTTATAATGTTCCATGGGCTTTTCAGTTAGTTGTTTCtacttaaataaaaggaaagagagaaagaaccaggTTACCCCCAAACAATCCCataaaagaggttaaaaaaacacttaagaaggaaaaagagggaagggaagcttCCTGGGCATGACACCATTTGCGAGGTCACAACGAACACCCCAGCGAAGGGCAGATCTTTTCTTCTCAGTTGGCACTAGGTAATTGTTTGGAACATATATGTGCTGAGGCTTGGACTGGGGTTCTGTTCGAGAAAGCATCTGCTCTCGGACACCCCAGCGTAATTCCTTTCTATTATCTTCACCAGGTAACCTTATTGAGTCCCAGTCTCGTTTGTACTCAAAGTATCGGGCTACGCGGTCTACCTTGCCCCGGTTTCGGCTCAACTGGTCCAGCCTTGGGAGAATAAAGGACTTTGGTCGACTGGCAACAATCAGGTCTTGTTCATAAGCTGGAGGGGCCATTCCTTCTCTCCGTAGATAGCAAATGAGCTCATCTTGAGAAATTCCTTGGTATTCATGTGGTAAATTAAATTTTTGTGAAATGTCAGCTGGAGATTCCCTGTCTTCCTGGAACTGCAGACTCATCAGCTTTTGTCTTAAGTCCCAGAGATCCATATCACTTTCTGTACCAGACTCCGATTCACTGATAATTGACTCATCTGTCACTAAGACTTCCCCTCCTGGCTTCTTCCTCAACACCTTTCTCTTCATCACTGGCTTTCGGAGTCTTTGAGAGGCCTCTGAGACTGTTTCTGAAGTGGCATTACTTTCTACGTGTGGGTACTGCAGTTGCACAGGGAGAGGCTGCTTTCCTGGAATTATTGAGGCTTTACTGTAGGGATCATATTGCATAGACTGGGCATCTCTCCTGACATCTCCCTCACCCTGCCTTGCACAGATATGGGTAAAAGCTGTAGTGGCTGCCAACATTCTTTCTTCTGGATCCATATTGGCCCATTTTTGTCCACTGGGTCCCATGAGTTCCTCCATTGCTTCCCCTCCACTGTAGGAccttctggaagaaaaaatactgatCAGTTTTCTGATAATTCCCAGCTCATTAACTGTTCATTCCCTtcttgtgtattattttattgtagtcAAATGGAGAAAGAATGGCTAAGGCAATCATAAATGTAATAGTTCTgtaataaaatacagattttagaatAGGGTAGTATGGTAGCGGTTTGGAGGGGCATTAACTCAGCTCCAGAAAATCTACCAGCTGCTTTCATTTCCACTCTCTTGTTTGCTCCCACTTTCTAATGCCTGGTAGTTCTGCTACCTGTAGTAGCTCCTAGGACAGTACAGGTGAGGCAGAAAAAGAGCTTGAGACATAATGCTTAACATATATTATGCAACTTACACTGAGGAGCACTTTGTGTATCTAGCATTGTTCTATGTGTTTAACATTTACTAATTCATGGAATCCTGTGAGCTAACTGGTACTCTTATTACCGGTTTTCCACAGATGAATACCATGAGGCATAAAGAACTagtccaaggttacacagcttgTAAGTGATGAAGTTGGAAGTCtaactcaggcagtctggcttcagtCCTTGCTTTTACCAATGAGAGTGATTTAATCCAAAACCATCACAAAGCAGTGATATGCACATAAACACTCGTATGCTTAAGTGATTTTAATGTGTCATTAGTTGCCAAGCTAAATCTGTTCATCTCAGTACCCTGTCACTGAACTAACTTTTAAACCCCAATCAACCAGCCAAATGCCCAATGCTAGTTTCTGGACTGGATCTAGGACAGGTAGCTACTGCC is a genomic window of Acinonyx jubatus isolate Ajub_Pintada_27869175 chromosome D1, VMU_Ajub_asm_v1.0, whole genome shotgun sequence containing:
- the HYLS1 gene encoding centriolar and ciliogenesis-associated protein HYLS1 isoform X1, with translation MAERRRSYSGGEAMEELMGPSGQKWANMDPEERMLAATTAFTHICARQGEGDVRRDAQSMQYDPYSKASIIPGKQPLPVQLQYPHVESNATSETVSEASQRLRKPVMKRKVLRKKPGGEVLVTDESIISESESGTESDMDLWDLRQKLMSLQFQEDRESPADISQKFNLPHEYQGISQDELICYLRREGMAPPAYEQDLIVASRPKSFILPRLDQLSRNRGKVDRVARYFEYKRDWDSIRLPGEDNRKELRWGVREQMLSRTEPQSKPQHIYVPNNYLVPTEKKRSALRWGVRCDLANGVMPRKLPFPLFPS
- the HYLS1 gene encoding centriolar and ciliogenesis-associated protein HYLS1 isoform X2; this translates as MAERRSYSGGEAMEELMGPSGQKWANMDPEERMLAATTAFTHICARQGEGDVRRDAQSMQYDPYSKASIIPGKQPLPVQLQYPHVESNATSETVSEASQRLRKPVMKRKVLRKKPGGEVLVTDESIISESESGTESDMDLWDLRQKLMSLQFQEDRESPADISQKFNLPHEYQGISQDELICYLRREGMAPPAYEQDLIVASRPKSFILPRLDQLSRNRGKVDRVARYFEYKRDWDSIRLPGEDNRKELRWGVREQMLSRTEPQSKPQHIYVPNNYLVPTEKKRSALRWGVRCDLANGVMPRKLPFPLFPS